TATCGAGACAAAGGGAATAAAGACGGAGGAAAGCGAGGCAAAAAAACAAGCTCTTGAATTATGGGTTGCTGCCGTCAATGCCCATGGTGGCTATGGCGTGTGGGCATCGGCTCAGGCGGGGGATGAAAGCGCCATCCATGACGTTTTAGCGACTCATTGTGAGAGTCTTGGTAAGGTGTAGGGAAGGGTGAGGGGTTATGGCGAGACACCCATCAATTCGACAAAGTCTTTTTCAATGTGTTGGCGAAAGTCTGGCGTCAGCCTGTGCCAATCCACAACATCCACATGATAGGGGAGCATGCCACGTGCCTCTCCATGTGTTGGTGTGTCCTACGCCACCAGAGGAAACACTTCCCATCGCCGATTTTCGCGTCAGGGGCAGTCGACATGTCGGAAAGCCCAGTGGCAACCTGTTGGATACTCTTTATCAACATCAGAGGCGACAGCATTGGTATCAAGACTACGCCGTGAGCATTGGCGCACCCGACGTGGTGGTTGTCGGTTCGCTCACCCTAGAGACGCCCATCGCGCAAGCAGCAGAGGCCATGAGGCGTGACCTCAACTATGATTTGCGAAAGCAGAAGCAGGCAAAGACATGGGAGGGTGTCTTAAGAGACATAGGCAACCATGCTGATGACTTGGGTATATTAGTCATGAAAAATAGTATGGTTGGTAGCAATACCCATCGTCGGTTAGACCGCGAGGAATTCAGTGGTTTCGCCCTCTGTGATAAAAAAGCACCGCTGATATTCATCAACAATGCCGACTATAAGGCAGCGCGAAATTTCACCATTGTCCATGAGTTAGCGCATATATGGCTCGGTGAAGCGGGATTATCCCATGGGACTCTTCTTCAACATGAGCGCCAGTCTTCCCAA
The DNA window shown above is from Alphaproteobacteria bacterium GM7ARS4 and carries:
- a CDS encoding ImmA/IrrE family metallo-endopeptidase, producing the protein MARHPSIRQSLFQCVGESLASACANPQHPHDRGACHVPLHVLVCPTPPEETLPIADFRVRGSRHVGKPSGNLLDTLYQHQRRQHWYQDYAVSIGAPDVVVVGSLTLETPIAQAAEAMRRDLNYDLRKQKQAKTWEGVLRDIGNHADDLGILVMKNSMVGSNTHRRLDREEFSGFALCDKKAPLIFINNADYKAARNFTIVHELAHIWLGEAGLSHGTLLQHERQSSQRIEAWCNKVTAEFLVPEQDIKGEPIPRDVLEQAIEDLSWEYKVSTWVILLRILHVGRITSAVYHEILEKERKPKVPSDEQKQQGAPPFHVTLLSRLGRRFRRALIGDTLGGHTLYRDAYAMLGTSKHGTFLKLSEKLGA